The following are from one region of the Corylus avellana chromosome ca1, CavTom2PMs-1.0 genome:
- the LOC132181407 gene encoding monooxygenase 2-like isoform X2, with product MMEAVDEDIVIVGAGIAGLTTSLGLHSLVLESSDGLRITGFAFTTWTNAWKALDAVGVADSLRQQHQRLNGNVATSSISGLQTSEMSFEAKGKHGDHEIRCVQRKLLLEAFSNELPSGTVRFSSKVVTVEESGFYKLVHLADGTILKTKVLIGCDGVNSVVATWLGFKKPAFTGRSAIRGCVDIKHNHGFGTKFMQFFGEGVRTGFIPCGDTTIYWFFTWTPSSCNQEKEIEDNPAEMRRLVLSKLGKVPDEVRAFIENTDLDGFISSPLRYRHPWELLWGNISKGNACVAGDALHPMTPDIGQGGCAALEDGVVLARCLAEALLKEPSGEKLAEKEEYKRRIEMGLKKYAKERRWRSIELISTAYMVGFIQQGDGKVMYFFRDILAAYMAGLLLKRADFDCGKLSIS from the exons ATGATGGAAGCTGTTGACGAAGACATTGTGATTGTGGGTGCTGGAATTGCTGGCCTCACAACGTCCTTAGGACTTCATAG CTTAGTATTGGAATCCTCGGATGGTTTGAGGATCACTGGATTTGCCTTCACGACATGGACAAATGCTTGGAAGGCCTTAGATGCTGTTGGCGTTGCTGACTCCCTCCGACAACAGCATCAAAGGCTTAATGG GAATGTGGCTACCTCTTCAATTTCTGGACTTCAAACCTCAGAGATGTCATTTGAAGCCAAAGGAAAACA TGGAGACCACGAAATTCGTTGTGTTCAAAGGAAGTTGTTGTTGGAAGCCTTTTCAAACGAACTCCCAAGTGGCACCGTTAGGTTCTCTTCCAAAGTGGTTACTGTAGAGGAATCTGGCTTCTATAAGCTTGTGCATCTTGCAGATGGAACCATTCTCAAAACCAAG GTGTTGATTGGGTGTGATGGGGTGAACTCAGTGGTGGCAACGTGGTTGGGCTTCAAGAAACCAGCTTTCACAGGGAGATCTGCCATAAGGGGCTGTGTAGATATCAAGCACAATCATGGTTTTGGGACCAAGTTCATGCAGTTTTTTGGAGAAGGTGTTCGAACTGGTTTTATTCCTTGTGGTGATACCACTATCTATTGGTTTTTCACGTGGACTCCATCTTCCTGCAACCAAG AAAAAGAGATAGAAGATAACCCAGCTGAAATGAGGCGACTTGTGTTAAGCAAGCTAGGAAAAGTGCCTGATGAGGTAAGGGCTTTTATTGAAAACACTGATTTGGATGGTTTTATATCATCCCCATTGAGGTACAGACATCCTTGGGAGCTTCTTTGGGGAAATATCAGCAAAGGCAATGCTTGTGTGGCCGGTGATGCACTCCACCCCATGACTCCAGACATTGGCCAAGGTGGTTGTGCTGCCTTGGAAGATGGTGTTGTCTTGGCCAGGTGTCTTGCTGAGGCGTTATTGAAAGAACCAAGTGGGGAGAAATTAgctgaaaaagaagaatataagAGGAGGATTGAAATGGGGTTGAAGAAGTATGCCAAAGAGAGGAGATGGAGAAGCATTGAACTCATTAGTACAGCTTATATGGTTGGTTTCATCCAGCAGGGTGATGGAAAAGTGATGTACTTCTTTAGGGATATATTGGCTGCATACATGGCTGGGTTGCTGTTGAAGAGGGCTGATTTTGATTGTGGGAAGCTCAGCATTTCATAA
- the LOC132188571 gene encoding monooxygenase 2-like has translation MEEVVEDIVIVGAGIAGLTTSLGLHKLGIRSLVLESSDGLRIEGYALTLWTNAWKALDAVGIADSIRHQHELLDGNVSTSTVSGLQTSYISFKVKGKHGVHEVRRVKRNMLVEAIAKELPSGTIRYSSKVVSIEESGFYKLLHLADATTFKTKVLIGCDGVNSVVAKWLGLKKPTSTGRFAIRGCVDFKHNHGFASKSMQFFGNGVRFGFVPCDDDTVYWFFTWIPTSQEKQTEDSPAKMKQLVLSKLGKMPEPVRAMIENTEVHSFVPYRIKYRHPWQLIWGNTSKGNVCVAGDALHPMTPDIGQGGCAALEDGVVLARCLAEAISGKTKEKAETEMDEYKRIEMGLKKYAKERKWRSIELITTAYIVGFIEQSDGKVMTFLRDKIFAVFLAGLLLKKSSFDCGKLIIS, from the exons ATGGAAGAAGTAGTTGAAGACATTGTGATTGTAGGAGCTGGAATTGCTGGCCTCACAACATCCTTAGGACTTCACAA GTTGGGAATCCGAAGCCTAGTATTGGAATCCTCTGATGGGTTGAGGATCGAAGGATATGCCTTGACATTATGGACCAATGCTTGGAAGGCCTTGGATGCTGTTGGCATTGCCGATTCCATTCGTCACCAACATGAACTCCTTGATGG GAACGTGAGTACCTCTACAGTTTCGGGACTTCAAACttcatatatatcttttaagGTCAAAGGAAAACa TGGAGTCCATGAAGTTCGTCGTGTCAAAAGGAATATGTTGGTGGAAGCCATTGCAAAGGAGCTTCCAAGTGGCACAATTAGGTACTCTTCCAAGGTGGTTTCTATAGAGGAATCAGGCTTCTATAAGCTTTTGCATCTTGCTGATGCAACCACTTTTAAAACCAAG GTGTTGATTGGGTGTGATGGAGTGAACTCAGTGGTGGCAAAGTGGCTGGGCCTAAAGAAACCAACTTCCACAGGGAGGTTTGCCATCAGGGGCTGTGTAGATTTCAAGCACAATCATGGGTTTGCTTCCAAGTCCATGCAGTTCTTTGGAAATGGTGTTCGATTTGGTTTTGTTCCTTGTGATGATGATACTGTTTACTGGTTTTTCACTTGGATTCCCACCAGCCAAG AGAAACAGACAGAAGATAGCCCAGCTAAAATGAAGCAACTTGTATTAAGCAAGCTAGGAAAAATGCCTGAACCAGTAAGGGCCATGATAGAAAATACTGAAGTGCATAGTTTTGTCCCATACCGGATAAAATACAGACACCCATGGCAGCTTATTTGGGGAAATACAAGCAAAGGCAACGTCTGTGTAGCCGGAGATGCTCTCCACCCCATGACCCCAGACATCGGCCAAGGTGGGTGTGCTGCTCTGGAAGACGGTGTTGTTTTGGCAAGGTGTCTTGCTGAGGCCATATcaggaaaaacaaaggaaaaggctGAAACAGAAATGGATGAATATAAGAGGATTGAAATGGGGTTGAAGAAGTATGCCAAAGAGAGGAAATGGAGAAGTATTGAGCTCATTACTACTGCTTACATTGTTGGTTTCATAGAGCAGAGTGATGGCAAAGTGATGACCTTTTTAAGGGATAAAATTTTTGCTGTATTCCTAGCTGGTTTACTGCTAAAAAAGTCTAGTTTTGATTGTGGGAAGCTTATCATTTCTTGA
- the LOC132181407 gene encoding monooxygenase 2-like isoform X1, which yields MMEAVDEDIVIVGAGIAGLTTSLGLHRLGIRSLVLESSDGLRITGFAFTTWTNAWKALDAVGVADSLRQQHQRLNGNVATSSISGLQTSEMSFEAKGKHGDHEIRCVQRKLLLEAFSNELPSGTVRFSSKVVTVEESGFYKLVHLADGTILKTKVLIGCDGVNSVVATWLGFKKPAFTGRSAIRGCVDIKHNHGFGTKFMQFFGEGVRTGFIPCGDTTIYWFFTWTPSSCNQEKEIEDNPAEMRRLVLSKLGKVPDEVRAFIENTDLDGFISSPLRYRHPWELLWGNISKGNACVAGDALHPMTPDIGQGGCAALEDGVVLARCLAEALLKEPSGEKLAEKEEYKRRIEMGLKKYAKERRWRSIELISTAYMVGFIQQGDGKVMYFFRDILAAYMAGLLLKRADFDCGKLSIS from the exons ATGATGGAAGCTGTTGACGAAGACATTGTGATTGTGGGTGCTGGAATTGCTGGCCTCACAACGTCCTTAGGACTTCATAG gtTGGGAATTCGAAGCTTAGTATTGGAATCCTCGGATGGTTTGAGGATCACTGGATTTGCCTTCACGACATGGACAAATGCTTGGAAGGCCTTAGATGCTGTTGGCGTTGCTGACTCCCTCCGACAACAGCATCAAAGGCTTAATGG GAATGTGGCTACCTCTTCAATTTCTGGACTTCAAACCTCAGAGATGTCATTTGAAGCCAAAGGAAAACA TGGAGACCACGAAATTCGTTGTGTTCAAAGGAAGTTGTTGTTGGAAGCCTTTTCAAACGAACTCCCAAGTGGCACCGTTAGGTTCTCTTCCAAAGTGGTTACTGTAGAGGAATCTGGCTTCTATAAGCTTGTGCATCTTGCAGATGGAACCATTCTCAAAACCAAG GTGTTGATTGGGTGTGATGGGGTGAACTCAGTGGTGGCAACGTGGTTGGGCTTCAAGAAACCAGCTTTCACAGGGAGATCTGCCATAAGGGGCTGTGTAGATATCAAGCACAATCATGGTTTTGGGACCAAGTTCATGCAGTTTTTTGGAGAAGGTGTTCGAACTGGTTTTATTCCTTGTGGTGATACCACTATCTATTGGTTTTTCACGTGGACTCCATCTTCCTGCAACCAAG AAAAAGAGATAGAAGATAACCCAGCTGAAATGAGGCGACTTGTGTTAAGCAAGCTAGGAAAAGTGCCTGATGAGGTAAGGGCTTTTATTGAAAACACTGATTTGGATGGTTTTATATCATCCCCATTGAGGTACAGACATCCTTGGGAGCTTCTTTGGGGAAATATCAGCAAAGGCAATGCTTGTGTGGCCGGTGATGCACTCCACCCCATGACTCCAGACATTGGCCAAGGTGGTTGTGCTGCCTTGGAAGATGGTGTTGTCTTGGCCAGGTGTCTTGCTGAGGCGTTATTGAAAGAACCAAGTGGGGAGAAATTAgctgaaaaagaagaatataagAGGAGGATTGAAATGGGGTTGAAGAAGTATGCCAAAGAGAGGAGATGGAGAAGCATTGAACTCATTAGTACAGCTTATATGGTTGGTTTCATCCAGCAGGGTGATGGAAAAGTGATGTACTTCTTTAGGGATATATTGGCTGCATACATGGCTGGGTTGCTGTTGAAGAGGGCTGATTTTGATTGTGGGAAGCTCAGCATTTCATAA
- the LOC132167548 gene encoding monooxygenase 2-like: MEAVHEDIVIVGAGIAGLTTSLGLHRLGIRSLVLESSDALRITGFAFTTWTNAWRALDAVGLGDSLRQHHQRLCGNVSTSTISGLQTSEMSFEVKGKYGDHEVRCVQRKLLLEALANELPSGTIRFSSKVVNVEESGFHKLVHLADGTILRTKVLIGCDGVNSVVAKWLGFNKPAFTGRSAIRARVDFKRNHGFGNKFMQFFGKGVRSGFIPCDDNTVYWFFTWTPSSSSQEKEIEDNAAEMKRLVLSKLGKMPDEVRAIIENTDSDSFISSPLRYRHPWELLWGNISKGNACVAGDALHPMTPDIGQGGCAALEDGVVLARCLADAFLKEPSGEKLAEKEECKRIEMGLKKYAKERRWRSIELITTAYMVGFFQQGDGKVTNFFRDIFAAYLAGVLLKRADFDCGKLSIS; the protein is encoded by the exons ATGGAAGCAGTGCATGAAGACATTGTGATTGTGGGAGCTGGAATTGCTGGTCTTACAACATCCTTAGGACTTCATAG gTTGGGAATTCGAAGCTTGGTGTTGGAATCCTCGGATGCTTTGAGGATCACTGGATTTGCCTTCACGACATGGACAAATGCTTGGAGGGCCTTAGATGCTGTTGGCCTTGGGGACTCCCTACGACAACATCATCAAAGGCTTTGTGG GAATGTTTCTACCTCTACAATTTCAGGACTTCAAACCTCAGAGATGTCATTTGAAGTCAAAGGAAAATA TGGAGACCACGAAGTTCGTTGTGTTCAAAGGAAGTTGTTGTTGGAAGCTCTTGCAAACGAACTCCCGAGTGGCACCATTAGGTTCTCCTCCAAGGTGGTCAATGTAGAGGAATCAGGCTTCCATAAGCTTGTGCATCTTGCGGATGGAACCATTCTCAGAACCAAG GTGTTGATTGGGTGTGATGGAGTGAACTCAGTGGTGGCAAAGTGGCTGGGCTTCAACAAACCAGCTTTCACAGGGAGATCTGCCATTAGGGCCCGTGTGGATTTCAAGCGCAATCATGGGTTTGGGAACAAGTTCATGCAATTTTTTGGGAAAGGTGTTCGATCTGGTTTTATTCCTTGTGATGATAACACCGTCTATTGGTTTTTCACCTGGACTCCTTCCTCCTCCAGCCAAG AGAAAGAGATAGAAGATAACGCAGCTGAAATGAAAAGACTTGTGCTAAGCAAGCTAGGAAAAATGCCTGATGAAGTAAGGGCTATTATTGAAAACACTGATTCGGATAGTTTTATATCATCCCCATTGAGGTACAGACATCCTTGGGAGCTTCTTTGGGGAAATATCAGCAAAGGCAATGCTTGTGTGGCCGGTGATGCACTCCACCCCATGACTCCAGACATTGGCCAAGGTGGTTGTGCTGCCTTGGAAGATGGTGTTGTCTTGGCCAGGTGCCTTGCTGACGCGTTCTTGAAAGAACCAAGTGGGGAGAAGTTAGCTGAAAAAGAAGAATGTAAGAGGATTGAAATGGGGTTGAAGAAGTATGCCAAAGAGAGGAGATGGAGAAGCATTGAGCTCATTACTACTGCTTATATGGTTGGTTTCTTCCAACAGGGTGATGGAAAAGTGACGAACTTCTTTAGGGATATATTTGCTGCATACTTGGCTGGGGTGCTGTTGAAAAGGGCTGATTTTGATTGCGGGAAGCTTAGCATTTCCTAA
- the LOC132165520 gene encoding uncharacterized protein LOC132165520, with product MQKLDRSGTASSISGSVGTTAVNNTGLALPPAPILGAAPVVPPVVAPLASFPALAGLGAGLQVPTAAVPAIDTIGVPSECLLLKDMFDPNVETEPDFDLDIKEDVQEECSKFGKLKHIFVEKNSAGFVYLRFEHTQGAVAAQRALHGRWFAGKMITAAFMVPQAYETKFPESR from the exons ATGCAAAAGTTGGATCGCAGTGGCACTGCATCTAG TATTTCTGGTTCTGTTGGCACTACTGCCGTCAATAACACTGGCCTTGCTTTACCACCGGCACCTATCCTTGGAGCTGCTCCTGTGGTACCTCCGGTTGTTGCTCCCCTTGCTTCTTTTCCTGCTCTTGCTGGACTTGGCGCAGGTCTTCAAGTTCCCACTGCTGCTGTGCCAGCTATTGATACAATTGGTGTTCCGAGTGAATGTTTATTACTAAAGGATATGTTTGATCCAAATGTTGAG ACGGAGCCAGATTTTGATTTGGATATCAAAGAAGATGTTCAAGAAGAATGTTCAAAGTTCGGAAAATTGAAACATATTTTCGTGGAGAA GAACAGTGCTGGCTTTGTGTACTTGCGATTTGAGCATACGCAAGGTGCAGTCGCTGCACAGCGTGCTCTCCATGGAAGATGGTTTGCTGGAAAGATGATTACCGCAGCATTTATG GTACCCCAGGCATATGAGACTAAGTTCCCTGAAAGTAGATAG